In one Mucilaginibacter sp. PAMB04168 genomic region, the following are encoded:
- a CDS encoding RagB/SusD family nutrient uptake outer membrane protein has translation MKLITQTIQLVIIALILTGCSKDALNESSPSILTADNLYKDKAGFDAGINGLYDEARRSRSGSTYGGSTNLMLEPAFIGVDNAYGNYEDAYERVFNSWGANNNASVLHYRYIWSWLYETINAANTIINRAGQPNNLSENDKNMAMAEARFFRAWAYRHLTYLWGDVPLTLEESSGTNIKTDWQRTPVADVRKAMEADWLFAEQYLPETSPSNPGKVLKGAVQHYLAELYLTTNQNDKARDYALKVTTNGNYRLVTTRYGANATKPGTPFTDLFLDGNANRTAVNTEPLWVIQNELNVAGGEGSNIMRRYWVNRYYSLAVTGTDGKSKNPFAVSADYGGRGIGRLAPTKFALSLYSTNDDRGSDYAWRFSYAINNPAGIPVGRSLGDVIQLDRTSNEKTTNPNWPSTRKWDYVSPIDVTVDRQYNDQIMVRSAETYLILAEAYLKLGNLDLAAGAINALRDRAHTDRVTAGQVTLDFILDERSRELFSEEERRYTLLRTGKWLERVKLYNKLAAPFVTDRDKLLPIPQNVIDANLTSKMPQNLGY, from the coding sequence ATGAAACTGATTACCCAAACCATACAACTTGTTATAATAGCATTGATACTAACAGGCTGTTCAAAAGATGCATTGAATGAATCATCGCCAAGTATTCTTACGGCTGATAACTTGTACAAAGACAAAGCCGGCTTTGATGCAGGAATAAACGGCCTGTATGACGAGGCCCGCCGATCAAGATCGGGCAGTACGTACGGTGGCTCAACTAATTTAATGTTAGAACCTGCCTTTATTGGCGTGGATAACGCTTATGGCAACTATGAAGACGCATATGAGCGGGTTTTTAATAGTTGGGGGGCCAACAACAATGCATCAGTGTTACACTATCGCTATATATGGTCATGGCTATATGAAACCATAAACGCCGCCAATACGATTATCAATAGAGCAGGTCAACCCAACAACCTATCTGAAAATGATAAAAACATGGCAATGGCAGAAGCCCGCTTTTTCAGAGCCTGGGCTTACCGGCATTTAACCTACCTGTGGGGCGATGTTCCGCTGACGCTTGAGGAATCATCGGGCACCAATATTAAAACTGACTGGCAACGCACACCGGTTGCAGACGTGCGCAAGGCGATGGAAGCCGATTGGTTGTTTGCAGAACAATACTTGCCGGAAACGTCGCCATCAAACCCTGGCAAAGTACTTAAGGGAGCCGTTCAGCACTACCTGGCCGAACTGTACTTAACAACCAATCAAAATGATAAGGCGCGTGATTATGCCCTTAAGGTTACTACTAATGGAAATTACAGGTTAGTTACCACGCGGTATGGCGCCAACGCTACCAAACCCGGAACACCTTTTACCGATCTATTTTTAGATGGCAATGCAAACCGTACCGCCGTAAACACAGAGCCTTTATGGGTTATACAAAACGAATTGAATGTGGCAGGTGGCGAGGGTAGCAATATTATGCGCAGGTATTGGGTAAATCGTTACTATTCATTAGCGGTAACCGGCACCGATGGTAAGTCTAAAAACCCATTTGCAGTCAGTGCCGATTATGGCGGCCGCGGCATAGGCAGGCTCGCCCCTACTAAATTTGCATTGAGCCTGTACAGTACTAACGATGATCGCGGATCGGATTATGCCTGGCGCTTTTCATATGCCATTAATAATCCAGCCGGTATACCAGTAGGTCGCAGTCTTGGCGATGTAATACAGTTGGACAGAACATCAAATGAAAAAACAACCAATCCTAACTGGCCCAGCACTCGAAAATGGGACTATGTAAGCCCTATTGACGTTACCGTTGACCGCCAGTATAACGATCAGATAATGGTACGGTCGGCCGAAACTTACCTCATACTGGCCGAAGCTTACTTAAAGTTAGGCAACCTCGATCTGGCTGCTGGTGCAATTAATGCATTGCGCGACCGTGCTCATACTGACAGGGTTACAGCCGGCCAGGTGACGTTGGACTTTATATTGGACGAAAGATCAAGAGAACTTTTCTCAGAAGAAGAGCGGCGCTATACACTGCTGCGTACAGGTAAATGGTTAGAACGAGTTAAGCTTTATAACAAGCTCGCAGCGCCCTTTGTAACCGACCGCGACAAGCTGTTACCTATTCCTCAAAATGTAATTGACGCTAATTTAACCAGTAAAATGCCGCAAAATTTGGGGTATTAG
- a CDS encoding TonB-dependent receptor, producing MKNLIKKWVTLSLLLGISTVMPALAQDITITGKVTDQKDKSWLPGVTVSVKGRSKVTTTDGNGNYSIAARASEVLIFKSVGFTSKEVGVSTANGNTLNVALVSDVTNLNDVVVVGYGTQRRKDVTGSVASVDKSRLEQLPNTNFAQALQGSLPGVSVDQNSGGAEGNNNSIVIRGKNSITATNDPLIVLDGIPYNGSISDINPPDIENIDVLKDASATAIYGSRGANGVILVTTKKGKRGKPSISYDGFYGIQKFTNLPDMLSPEEFYTFKRTREPNTAITTSEQAVYDSKNFPNWVDLATRTGSRSQHTLGVTGGSDNSRYYVSATYLDVKGVALGDNFKRLSTRINLETNVTSWLTYGTNTQLSYNNRSGLAASFNGDYGAYRFNPLTTAYNANGTLTVYPWPDDTFFANPLAPTLASNNDETYKVISTNYLNVQLPVKGLSYRLNTGIEYTSRDQSTYYGRDTRTGFKDNGNLSLGTNLQRNVLIENIVNYNRSFGKHAIGFTGLYSYQYDNIKINGLDATGFPNDVLTYYQANVALSKTPSANYSKQTLISQMGRLNYSYNGKYLLTLTGRRDGFSGFGANKKFSFFPSVALGWNISEEDFVKNINAISNLKLRLSYGSNGNQAVGTYRTLARLAERSYVNGSATAPGYIPTSLANPDLGWETTKSLNVGIDFGLFKGRLTGTIDAYTAKTRDLLLKRQISPVHGIDTITQNIGKTANKGIELGLNSINIKSSKFTWTSNANISINRNKIVELYGNGKSDTLNNWFLNKPIDVNFDYTYGGVWQTTDDLSKSPQPNTKAGYAKVVDYNNDGKIDARDKTIIGSRQPDFTWGLGNTLTYKNFSLYVFAQGVVGTSRRNTFLADDVNSGVRYNTTRKNWWTPTNPTNEYYANDVNANIYGVRIFESDSYLRVKDISLSYNLTGKLLRQIKLSRVKVYFNMRNAFTITKWTGLDPELNTQDAIPLQKEFILGLNIGL from the coding sequence ATGAAAAACCTCATTAAAAAATGGGTTACGCTTTCTTTATTATTAGGTATTTCAACCGTTATGCCGGCACTGGCGCAAGATATTACAATAACGGGCAAGGTAACCGACCAGAAAGACAAGAGCTGGCTGCCCGGGGTAACGGTATCGGTAAAAGGCAGATCGAAAGTAACTACCACTGATGGCAACGGAAACTACAGCATAGCAGCGCGCGCAAGTGAAGTGCTCATTTTTAAATCCGTTGGATTTACATCCAAGGAAGTCGGCGTATCTACAGCCAATGGAAACACCTTAAATGTAGCGCTGGTTTCGGATGTAACCAACCTTAATGATGTAGTGGTTGTGGGATATGGTACGCAAAGGAGAAAAGATGTTACAGGCTCTGTTGCTTCGGTTGACAAGAGCCGTTTGGAGCAATTGCCCAACACTAATTTTGCGCAGGCCTTGCAGGGGTCTTTACCCGGTGTAAGCGTTGATCAAAACAGCGGAGGTGCGGAGGGCAATAACAACTCAATTGTAATTCGGGGTAAAAATTCTATCACTGCTACCAATGATCCGCTGATAGTGTTAGACGGTATTCCTTATAATGGCAGCATCTCAGACATCAATCCGCCCGATATTGAGAATATTGATGTGCTTAAAGATGCTTCGGCCACTGCTATATATGGCTCAAGAGGTGCAAACGGGGTTATTTTAGTAACTACAAAGAAAGGGAAAAGAGGTAAGCCGAGTATTTCTTATGATGGCTTTTACGGCATACAAAAATTCACCAATCTACCTGATATGCTCAGCCCCGAAGAATTTTATACTTTTAAAAGAACCCGCGAGCCAAATACAGCGATTACCACATCAGAACAAGCTGTTTATGACTCCAAGAACTTTCCAAACTGGGTTGATCTGGCAACACGTACAGGCAGTCGCAGTCAGCACACATTGGGAGTTACCGGAGGCAGTGATAATTCCCGTTATTATGTTTCGGCAACATACCTGGATGTTAAAGGCGTTGCCCTGGGCGATAATTTTAAACGGTTATCGACCCGTATAAATTTAGAGACCAATGTTACCTCCTGGCTAACCTATGGCACAAACACACAGCTGTCCTATAATAATAGAAGCGGCCTGGCTGCATCTTTTAACGGGGATTACGGCGCTTACCGTTTTAATCCGTTAACAACAGCTTATAATGCCAACGGTACGTTAACCGTGTATCCATGGCCCGATGACACCTTCTTTGCTAATCCGCTGGCCCCTACGCTCGCGAGCAACAACGACGAAACCTATAAAGTGATCAGTACAAATTATTTAAATGTGCAGTTACCGGTTAAAGGGCTCTCCTATCGCCTCAATACAGGTATTGAATATACAAGCCGCGATCAAAGTACTTATTATGGCCGCGACACCCGCACCGGATTTAAAGACAACGGAAACTTAAGCCTCGGCACCAATCTGCAACGTAATGTACTGATTGAAAACATTGTAAATTACAATCGCAGCTTCGGCAAACATGCCATTGGCTTTACAGGCCTATACAGTTACCAGTACGACAATATCAAAATAAATGGACTTGATGCAACTGGTTTTCCTAATGATGTTCTTACTTACTACCAGGCTAACGTTGCCTTGTCAAAAACGCCATCAGCCAATTACTCTAAACAAACGCTTATATCTCAAATGGGCCGTTTAAATTACTCCTATAACGGCAAATATTTACTAACGCTAACCGGTAGGCGCGATGGTTTCTCAGGTTTTGGCGCTAATAAAAAATTCAGTTTTTTTCCATCCGTAGCTTTAGGTTGGAACATATCTGAAGAAGATTTTGTTAAAAACATTAACGCTATTTCTAACCTGAAACTGCGCTTATCCTATGGTAGCAATGGTAACCAGGCTGTAGGCACCTATCGTACTTTAGCAAGACTGGCCGAAAGATCATACGTTAACGGCTCTGCCACCGCACCTGGTTATATACCAACTTCTTTGGCCAATCCAGACCTGGGCTGGGAGACAACTAAGAGTTTGAATGTTGGTATTGATTTTGGACTATTTAAAGGCCGGCTAACCGGCACCATTGACGCTTATACAGCTAAAACACGCGATCTGCTTTTAAAACGCCAAATATCGCCTGTTCATGGCATTGATACTATTACGCAAAACATAGGCAAAACTGCCAATAAAGGTATTGAACTGGGCTTAAACAGCATTAACATTAAGTCTTCAAAATTTACATGGACCTCCAATGCCAACATATCTATAAACCGGAATAAAATTGTTGAGCTGTATGGCAATGGCAAAAGCGACACATTGAACAATTGGTTTTTGAACAAGCCAATCGATGTAAACTTCGACTATACCTATGGAGGTGTTTGGCAAACTACAGATGATTTAAGCAAATCGCCGCAGCCAAACACTAAAGCTGGTTATGCCAAAGTTGTGGATTACAATAACGATGGAAAGATTGATGCCCGGGATAAAACCATTATTGGTAGCAGGCAACCCGACTTTACCTGGGGGCTTGGTAACACTCTGACTTACAAGAACTTTTCGCTATACGTTTTTGCGCAGGGCGTTGTAGGTACAAGCCGTCGTAATACCTTCCTTGCAGATGACGTCAACTCAGGCGTAAGATACAATACCACCCGTAAAAACTGGTGGACGCCAACCAACCCAACTAATGAATATTATGCAAACGACGTTAATGCGAACATCTATGGCGTTCGCATTTTTGAAAGCGACAGCTACCTACGGGTTAAGGATATTTCACTATCCTATAACCTTACTGGAAAGTTATTGAGGCAAATAAAACTTAGCCGGGTAAAGGTTTATTTTAATATGCGCAACGCATTTACCATCACTAAATGGACCGGCCTTGACCCGGAACTGAACACGCAAGACGCTATACCGCTTCAAAAAGAATTTATACTAGGCTTAAACATTGGTTTATAA
- a CDS encoding L-rhamnose mutarotase yields the protein MKTYCLLLDLVDDPALIAEYESVHRAVWPEILESIKSSGITKMEIYRCDNRLTMIIEATEDFSFEKKAEADANNIKVQEWEQLMWKYQQALPGSKPGDKWKLSNLIFSL from the coding sequence ATGAAGACATATTGTTTACTCCTCGATTTAGTGGATGATCCTGCACTAATTGCTGAATACGAATCTGTTCATAGAGCTGTTTGGCCTGAGATTTTGGAAAGCATTAAATCATCCGGTATAACAAAAATGGAGATATACAGGTGTGATAACCGTTTAACTATGATAATTGAAGCAACTGAGGATTTTTCATTTGAGAAAAAGGCGGAGGCCGATGCTAATAATATAAAAGTTCAGGAATGGGAGCAACTGATGTGGAAATACCAACAAGCGTTGCCGGGTTCAAAACCGGGAGATAAGTGGAAATTATCGAATTTGATATTTTCACTTTAG